One region of Gossypium raimondii isolate GPD5lz chromosome 6, ASM2569854v1, whole genome shotgun sequence genomic DNA includes:
- the LOC105772889 gene encoding glycine dehydrogenase (decarboxylating), mitochondrial encodes MERARRLASRAILKRLVNETKQSSNGQMSCRSPVLYTPSRYVSSLSPFGSKYYSRSDLLGGRNVPNSFGSQQVRSISVEALKSSDTFPRRHNSATPEEQAKMAESCGFDSLDSLIDATVPKAIRIDSMKFSKFDEGLTESQMIEHMKMLESKNKIFKSFIGMGYYNTHVPPVILRNIMENPAWYTQYTPYQAEISQGRLESLLNFQTMITDLTGLPMSNASLLDEGTAAAEAMAMCNNILKGKKKTFIIANNCHPQTIDICKTRADGFDLKVVTADLKDIDYSSGDVCGVLVQYPGTEGEVLDYGEFIKNAHAHGVKVVMATDLLALTVLKPPGELGADIVVGSAQRFGVPMGYGGPHAAFLATSQEYKRMMPGRIIGVSVDSSGKPALRMAMQTREQHIRRDKATSNICTAQALLANMAAMYAVYHGPEGLKAIAQRVHGLAGVFASGLKKLGTVEVQGLPFFDTVKVTCADAHSIADAAYRSEINLRVLDAKTITVSFDETTTLEDVDKLFKVFSGGKPVSFTAASLASEVETAIPSGLERQSPYLTHSIFNMYHTEHELLRYIHRLQSKDLSLCHSMIPLGSCTMKLNATAEMMPVTWPGFTDIHPFAPQEQAQGYQEMFNNLGELLCTITGFDSFSLQPNAGAAGEYAGLMVIRAYHMSRGDHHRNVCIIPVSAHGTNPASAAMCGMKIVSVGTDSKGNINIEELRKAAEANKDKLSALMVTYPSTHGVYEEGIDEICKIIHDNGGQVYMDGANMNAQVGLTSPGFIGADVCHLNLHKTFCIPHGGGGPGMGPIGVKKHLAPFLPSHPVVPTGGIPAPEKSDPLGTISAAPWGSALILPISYTYIAMMGSKGLTDASKIAILNANYMAKRLEKHYPVLFRGVNGTVAHEFIIDLRGFKNTAGIEPEDVAKRLMDYGFHAPTMSWPVPGTLMIEPTESESKAELDRFCDTLISIREEIAEIENGKADIHNNVLKGAPHPPSLLMADAWTKPYSREYAAFPASWLRTAKFWPTTGRVDNVYGDRNVICTLLPVSQMVEEAAAANA; translated from the exons ATGGAGAGGGCAAGGAGGTTGGCTAGCAGGGCAATCCTTAAACGCTTGGTTAATGAAACCAAGCAATCAAGCAATGGGCAAATGAGCTGTAGATCACCTGTTTTATACACTCCTTCAAGGTATGTATCTTCACTGTCACCATTTGGTTCCAAGTATTATAGCAGATCAGATTTGTTAGGAGGTAGAAATGTACCAAACAGTTTTGGGTCACAACAAGTTCGATCCATCTCTGTTGAGGCATTGAAATCGAGTGATACTTTTCCCCGCCGCCATAACTCTGCAACCCCTGAGGAGCAGGCCAAAATGGCTGAATCTTGTGGGTTTGATAGTCTTGATTCCCTTATTGATGCAACTGTGCCTAAAGCTATACGTATTGATTCCATGAAGTTTTCAAAGTTTGATGAAGGGTTAACTGAGAGCCAAATGATTGAACACATGAAAATGTTGGAATCTAAGAACAAGATTTTCAAGTCATTCATTGGGATGGGTTATTATAACACTCATGTTCCCCCTGTGATTTTGAGGAACATAATGGAGAATCCAGCTTGGTACACTCAATACACACCTTACCAAGCTGAGATATCTCAAGGCAGGCTTGAGTCTTTGCTTAACTTCCAAACCATGATTACTGATCTCACTGGTTTGCCTATGTCAAATGCTTCATTGCTTGATGAGGGAACTGCTGCTGCTGAGGCTATGGCCATGTGTAACAATATTCtgaaagggaaaaagaagaCTTTCATCATTGCTAATAATTGTCACCCTCAGACAATTGATATTTGTAAGACTAGAGCTGATGGTTTTGATCTTAAAGTGGTTACTGCAGATCTTAAGGATATTGATTACAGCTCTGGTGATGTTTGTGGGGTTTTGGTTCAGTATCCAGGGACCGAGGGTGAGGTTTTGGACTACGGGGAGTTTATTAAGAATGCTCATGCTCATGGTGTTAAGGTTGTCATGGCAACTGATTTATTGGCATTGACAGTGTTGAAGCCCCCAGGTGAACTTGGGGCAGACATTGTTGTTGGCTCGGCACAAAGGTTCGGGGTGCCGATGGGGTACGGTGGCCCTCATGCTGCGTTTTTGGCTACTTCTCAAGAGTATAAGAGGATGATGCCTGGACGAATTATCGGAGTTAGTGTTGATTCTTCCGGGAAGCCTGCTTTGCGTATGGCAATGCAAACCCGGGAGCAACATATTCGCAGGGACAAAGCTACCAGTAACATATGCACAGCTCAA GCATTACTAGCAAACATGGCTGCCATGTATGCTGTTTATCATGGACCTGAGGGCTTAAAGGCCATTGCACAACGTGTTCATGGTCTTGCTGGGGTATTTGCTTCGGGACTGAAGAAACTTGGCACCGTGGAAGTCCAGGGCCTTCCCTTCTTTGATACTGTGAAGGTTACATGTGCTGATGCCCATTCAATTGCTGATGCTGCTTACAGGAGTGAGATAAATCTTCGGGTTCTTGATGCCAAAACA ATTACTGTTTCGTTTGATGAAACAACTACTTTGGAAGATGTGGACAAGCTTTTCAAAGTATTTTCTGGTGGCAAACCA GTCTCATTCACTGCTGCATCTCTTGCATCCGAGGTTGAGACTGCAATTCCTTCTGGACTAGAACGACAGAGCCCATATCTTACACACTCGATATTTAACAT GTATCACACAGAACACGAGTTGCTTCGATACATCCACAGGTTACAGTCAAAGGATCTCTCCTTGTGTCATAGTATGATTCCATTGGGATCTTGTACGATGAAACTAAATGCAACGGCTGAAATGATGCCTGTTACATGGCCTGGTTTCACGGACATTCACCCTTTTGCCCCTCAAGAGCAGGCTCAGGGCTATCAG GAAATGTTCAATAATTTAGGTGAACTGTTATGTACCATCACTGGGTTTGACTCATTCTCTTTGCAACCTAATGCCGGTGCTGCGGGCGAGTATGCTGGACTAATGGTTATCCGTGCATATCATATG TCAAGAGGGGACCATCACCGCAACGTGTGCATCATACCTGTTTCGGCACATGGGACAAATCCTGCAAGTGCTGCTATGTGTGGAATGAAAATTGTTTCTGTTGGAACCGATTCCAAGGGTAACATCAATATTGAAGAATTAAGGAAAGCTGCTGAAGCTAACAAGGACAAGTTGTCCGCTCTTATG GTTACTTATCCTTCAACACATGGAGTGTATGAAGAAGGCATCGATGAGATATGTAAGATTATTCATGACAATGGAGGTCAAGTTTACATGGATGGGGCTAACATGAATGCCCag GTCGGTTTGACAAGTCCGGGTTTTATTGGAGCCGATGTTTGCCATCTGAATCTCCACAAAACCTTCTGCATTCCACACGGAGGTGGTGGACCTGGCATGGGACCTATTGGTGTCAAGAAGCATTTGGCACCATTTTTGCCTTCACACCCTGTG GTACCTACAGGAGGTATCCCAGCCCCAGAAAAATCAGACCCTCTTGGTACCATTTCCGCTGCACCTTGGGGCTCTGCACTTATCCTGCCGATATCTTACACTTACATAGCCATGATGGGATCTAAGGGACTCACTGATGCTTCAAAGATAGCTATTTTGAATGCAAATTACATGGCAAAACGCTTGGAG AAACACTACCCCGTTCTTTTCCGCGGAGTTAATGGAACAGTTGCTCATGAATTCATTATAGACTTGAGAGGTTTTAAG AATACTGCTGGAATAGAGCCTGAAGATGTTGCCAAACGTCTTATGGACTATGGATTCCATGCTCCTACAATGTCGTGGCCTGTTCCGGGAACTCTCATGATTGAACCTACTGAAAGTGAAAGCAAG GCAGAGCTGGACCGATTCTGTGATACTCTTATCTCCATTAGGGAAGAAATTGCTGAAATCGAGAATGGAAAGGCTGATATCCACAACAATGTTCTTAAG GGAGCTCCTCATCCTCCATCTTTGCTTATGGCAGATGCATGGACAAAGCCGTATTCTCGGGAATACGCTGCCTTCCCTGCTTCCTGGCTTCGAACTGCTAAGTTCTGGCCTACTACAG GACGTGTTGACAACGTATATGGTGATCGCAACGTCATCTGCACCCTTCTTCCGGTATCGCAGATGGTTGAAGAGGCTGCTGCAGCCAATGCGTAG